In one Aeromicrobium erythreum genomic region, the following are encoded:
- a CDS encoding DUF5667 domain-containing protein — MIRRPGRDDAQDFHDAWESGAHGTGQVAELVRTAQTLRASATVAPRPEFASALRERLMTEGQTVLVPAPGASRRTADAAAGAPAAAPSRARRRLATAAVAAVSSLGVVGLVAGSASALPGDVLYPVKRTVEDVELALHRSDEARGTQRLELATERLREVRAVIADGSPAARGQVPALLDEFSTQAEQGSASLFDAYDTDGSTASIETVNDFAAASAVDLTTIAADVPADASESFSAAAAAVTDLAGQAGRLCASCGTADLGSLVGVVRSVLAPADSGSGSRREASAGRSSAAPSPSTTGGSAAPSTITPSTTPPLVQVPTVPAPSPTATPRKGLGTVTDPLLGGLLGDDDQEGLVPGLLGGLLGPKK, encoded by the coding sequence ATGATCCGCCGACCGGGCCGCGACGACGCCCAGGACTTCCACGACGCGTGGGAGTCCGGTGCGCACGGCACGGGCCAGGTCGCCGAGCTCGTCCGCACCGCGCAGACCCTGCGCGCGTCGGCCACCGTCGCACCCCGCCCCGAGTTCGCCTCGGCGCTGCGCGAGCGTCTGATGACCGAGGGCCAGACCGTCCTCGTCCCTGCTCCTGGCGCCTCCCGTCGCACCGCCGACGCGGCTGCCGGCGCACCGGCCGCCGCCCCGTCGCGTGCACGGCGCCGGCTCGCCACCGCAGCGGTCGCAGCCGTGTCGTCCCTCGGCGTCGTCGGCCTCGTGGCCGGCAGCGCCTCGGCCCTCCCGGGCGACGTGCTCTACCCGGTCAAGCGGACGGTCGAGGACGTCGAGCTCGCCCTGCACCGCTCCGACGAGGCGCGCGGCACCCAGCGCCTCGAGCTCGCGACCGAGCGGCTGCGCGAGGTCCGCGCCGTGATCGCCGACGGCTCGCCCGCTGCGCGCGGGCAGGTGCCCGCCCTGCTCGACGAGTTCAGCACGCAGGCCGAGCAGGGCTCGGCCTCGCTGTTCGACGCCTACGACACCGACGGCTCGACGGCCTCCATCGAGACCGTCAACGACTTCGCCGCCGCGTCCGCGGTCGACCTCACGACCATCGCCGCCGACGTGCCCGCCGACGCGTCGGAGTCGTTCTCCGCTGCGGCCGCTGCGGTCACCGACCTCGCCGGACAGGCCGGCCGGCTCTGCGCCAGCTGCGGCACCGCCGACCTCGGCTCGCTGGTCGGCGTCGTCCGCTCGGTGCTCGCCCCGGCCGACTCCGGCTCGGGGTCGCGACGCGAGGCCTCGGCCGGCCGCTCCTCCGCCGCGCCGTCGCCGTCGACGACTGGTGGCTCCGCCGCTCCGTCGACGATCACCCCGTCCACCACTCCGCCGCTCGTGCAGGTGCCGACCGTGCCCGCGCCGTCGCCCACCGCGACGCCGCGCAAGGGCCTCGGCACCGTCACCGACCCGCTGCTGGGCGGTCTGCTGGGCGACGACGACCAGGAG